One stretch of Streptomyces zhihengii DNA includes these proteins:
- a CDS encoding NUDIX hydrolase codes for MGTPEYIRDIRALAGHQLLYLPGVSAVVFDDEGRVLLGRRADTGLWSVVGGICEPGEEPASTAEREVYEETAVHCVADRVVLVQALPRPVTYPNGDICQYMDITFRCRAVGGEARVNDEESLDVGWFAVDALPELQEFALFRIKQAMNEGPAWFQPTTRQ; via the coding sequence ATGGGCACCCCTGAATACATCCGCGACATCCGGGCCCTGGCCGGCCACCAGCTCCTCTACCTGCCCGGGGTCAGCGCCGTCGTCTTCGACGACGAGGGCCGTGTGCTGCTCGGGCGGCGCGCGGACACCGGGCTGTGGTCCGTCGTCGGCGGCATCTGCGAGCCCGGCGAGGAGCCCGCGTCCACGGCCGAGCGCGAGGTGTACGAGGAGACCGCCGTCCACTGCGTCGCCGACCGGGTCGTCCTCGTGCAGGCGCTGCCCCGGCCGGTGACGTATCCCAACGGCGACATCTGCCAGTACATGGACATCACCTTCCGCTGCCGTGCGGTGGGCGGCGAGGCACGGGTCAACGACGAGGAGTCCCTCGACGTCGGCTGGTTCGCGGTGGACGCGCTGCCGGAACTCCAGGAGTTCGCCCTGTTCCGGATCAAGCAGGCGATGAACGAGGGACCGGCATGGTTCCAGCCCACCACTCGGCAGTGA
- a CDS encoding 3-hydroxybutyrate dehydrogenase translates to MTPPSTSGPAPVPASAAAPDTAGHSVSLDLGGRTAVVTGAAGGIGRACALRLAAAGAKVRAVDRDAAGLAALAEGAGALAGAVEPEVLDLTDLDAAEAVAAGADILVNNAGLQLVRPIEDFPPDVFHTVLTVMLEAPFRLIRGALPHMYAQGWGRIVNISSVHGLRASAFKSAYVAAKHGLEGLSKTAALEGAPHGVTSVCVNPGYVRTPLVEKQLADQAAAHDLPEERVLTDVLLKDSAIKRLIEPDEVAEAVLYLCSPQASFITGTSVALDGGWTAH, encoded by the coding sequence ATGACCCCGCCCTCCACATCAGGTCCCGCACCGGTCCCCGCGTCCGCCGCCGCGCCGGACACCGCCGGTCACTCCGTCTCGCTCGACCTCGGCGGGCGCACCGCCGTGGTCACCGGCGCCGCGGGCGGCATCGGCCGCGCCTGCGCGCTCCGGCTCGCCGCCGCGGGCGCCAAGGTGAGAGCCGTGGACCGGGACGCCGCCGGGCTGGCCGCCCTGGCGGAGGGGGCCGGGGCGCTGGCCGGCGCGGTGGAGCCGGAGGTGCTCGACCTGACCGACCTCGACGCCGCCGAGGCCGTCGCCGCGGGCGCCGACATCCTGGTCAACAACGCGGGGCTGCAACTGGTCCGCCCCATCGAGGACTTCCCCCCGGACGTGTTCCACACCGTGCTCACGGTGATGCTGGAGGCCCCGTTCCGGCTGATCAGGGGAGCCCTGCCGCACATGTACGCCCAGGGATGGGGCCGGATCGTCAACATCTCCTCCGTCCACGGACTGCGCGCCTCCGCCTTCAAGTCCGCCTATGTGGCGGCCAAACACGGTCTCGAAGGACTCTCCAAGACCGCGGCCCTCGAAGGCGCGCCCCACGGCGTCACCTCGGTCTGCGTCAACCCGGGCTATGTGCGCACCCCGCTGGTGGAGAAGCAGCTCGCCGACCAGGCGGCCGCCCACGACCTGCCCGAGGAGCGGGTGCTCACCGACGTCCTGCTCAAGGACTCCGCGATCAAGAGGCTCATCGAGCCCGACGAGGTCGCCGAGGCGGTGCTGTACCTGTGCAGCCCGCAGGCGTCCTTCATCACCGGCACCTCCGTGGCGCTCGACGGCGGATGGACCGCGCACTGA
- a CDS encoding helix-turn-helix domain-containing protein, whose product MSLDQAAYLELLARGAAAEAYDRPVLMARAHGADAETLAAMEHAKQLALRVRAELEGRRRREAELSALFETAHDLAGLRDLDAVLRAIVQRARSLLGTEVAYLSLNDTVAGDTYMRVTEGSVSARFQQVRLGMGEGLGGLVAQTARPYVTDSYFEDARFEHTGTIDAAVKDEGLVAILGVPLMLGSQVIGVLFAADRRARVFEREQVALMASFAAHAAVAIDTANLLAETRSALAELERANEIIQDHSGVIERASDVHDRLTELVLRGGGVDDVAAALSEILGGTVEFTEDAPRHAGTDGHAVRHRDDWIAEVSAGGEVFGALVLHGHPALDPVDQRTLERAAMVTSLLLLARRSAHDAERRVRGELLDDLLDAPDRDPRLLRERAARLGADLDTPHVVLAARIEGPGSGAGPASAARESADRRRLWSAASHLAATGAGLAAARDGGTVLLLPLGADDTPAALARRTARQLGGTLREPVTVGASSPVASPAGDPTPVAAAYEQAGRCLDALRLLGRAGQGAAAQDLGFLGLLLADPGDIDGFVHRTIGEVVAYDRRRGTDLVGTMAAYFASGMSPARTKDDLHVHVNTVAQRLERIGRLLGPDWQSPGRALEIQLALRLHGMSAAVAEE is encoded by the coding sequence ATGTCCCTGGACCAAGCCGCCTACCTGGAGCTCCTCGCCCGTGGCGCCGCCGCGGAGGCGTACGACCGGCCCGTGCTGATGGCGCGGGCCCACGGCGCCGACGCCGAGACACTCGCCGCCATGGAGCACGCCAAGCAGCTCGCGCTGCGCGTCCGCGCCGAGCTGGAGGGGCGCAGGCGGCGGGAGGCCGAGCTGTCCGCGCTCTTCGAGACCGCGCACGACCTCGCGGGGCTGCGCGACCTCGACGCGGTGCTGCGCGCCATCGTGCAGCGCGCGCGCTCGCTGCTCGGCACCGAGGTGGCCTACCTCAGCCTCAACGACACGGTCGCCGGCGACACCTACATGCGGGTGACGGAGGGGTCCGTCTCGGCCCGCTTCCAGCAGGTGCGCCTGGGCATGGGGGAGGGCCTGGGCGGTCTCGTCGCCCAGACGGCCCGCCCCTACGTGACCGACAGCTACTTCGAGGACGCCCGCTTCGAGCACACCGGGACCATCGACGCGGCCGTCAAGGACGAGGGGCTCGTCGCCATCCTCGGCGTACCGCTGATGCTGGGCAGCCAGGTGATCGGCGTGCTCTTCGCCGCCGACCGCAGGGCCCGCGTGTTCGAGCGCGAGCAGGTCGCGCTGATGGCCTCCTTCGCCGCGCACGCCGCCGTCGCCATCGACACGGCCAACCTGCTCGCCGAGACCCGCTCCGCCCTCGCCGAACTGGAGCGGGCGAACGAGATCATCCAGGACCACAGCGGGGTGATCGAGCGCGCCTCCGACGTGCACGACCGCCTCACCGAGCTGGTGCTGCGCGGCGGCGGGGTCGACGACGTGGCCGCCGCGCTGTCCGAGATACTCGGCGGCACCGTGGAGTTCACCGAGGACGCGCCCCGGCACGCCGGGACCGACGGGCACGCCGTCCGCCACCGCGACGACTGGATCGCCGAGGTGTCCGCGGGCGGGGAGGTCTTCGGGGCCCTCGTCCTGCACGGCCACCCCGCCCTCGACCCGGTCGACCAGCGCACTCTGGAGCGGGCCGCCATGGTGACCTCGCTCCTGCTGCTCGCCCGCCGCTCCGCCCACGACGCCGAGCGCCGGGTGCGCGGCGAGCTGCTCGACGACCTGCTCGACGCGCCGGACCGCGACCCGCGGCTGCTGCGGGAGCGCGCGGCCCGTCTCGGCGCCGACCTGGACACGCCCCATGTCGTCCTCGCCGCCCGCATCGAGGGCCCGGGCTCCGGCGCGGGCCCGGCGTCCGCCGCGCGGGAGAGCGCGGACCGGCGGCGTCTGTGGTCGGCCGCCTCCCACCTGGCCGCCACCGGCGCCGGGCTCGCCGCCGCCCGCGACGGCGGCACGGTGCTGCTGCTGCCGCTGGGGGCGGACGACACCCCGGCCGCGCTCGCCCGCCGGACGGCCCGCCAGCTCGGCGGCACCCTGCGCGAGCCCGTCACGGTGGGCGCCTCGTCGCCCGTGGCCTCGCCCGCCGGCGATCCCACACCGGTGGCCGCCGCCTACGAACAGGCCGGCCGCTGTCTGGACGCCCTGCGTCTGCTGGGCCGGGCCGGCCAGGGCGCCGCCGCCCAGGACCTCGGCTTCCTCGGACTGCTGCTCGCCGACCCGGGCGACATCGACGGTTTCGTGCACCGCACGATCGGCGAGGTCGTCGCCTACGACCGGCGCCGGGGCACGGACCTGGTCGGCACCATGGCCGCGTACTTCGCCAGCGGCATGAGCCCCGCCCGCACCAAGGACGACCTGCACGTCCATGTGAACACCGTCGCCCAGCGGCTGGAGCGCATCGGCCGGCTGCTCGGCCCCGACTGGCAGTCCCCGGGGCGGGCCCTGGAGATCCAGCTCGCGCTGCGCCTGCACGGCATGTCCGCGGCGGTCGCCGAGGAGTGA
- a CDS encoding MFS transporter — MAAPASAPPAPNSLKRIVAASLIGTTIEWYDFFLYGSAAALVFNKLFFPDSDPLVGTLLSFLTYAVGFAARPLGALVFGHYGDRLGRKKLLVLSLLMMGGATFAIGLLPTHAAIGSMAPVLLTVLRLVQGFALGGEWGGAVLLVSEHGDAKRRGFWASWPQTGAPAGQLLATGVLSALTALLSESAFLSWGWRIPFLLSGVLVIVGLWIRLSVDESPVFKAALAQAEQRKAEAGKIEKMPLVAVLRHHWRDVLIAMGARMAENISYYVITAFILVYATTAVDLSKQTALNAVLIGSAVHFVTIPLWGALSDRIGRRPVYLIGAVGVGAWMFPFFMLIDQASFGSLLLAVTVGLVLHGAMYAPQAAFFSEMFATRMRYSGASIGAQFSSVAAGAPAPLIATALLADYDSSTPIALYVIAAALLTVVAIVCAKETRDRDLNDVEPGAEPAADRIPAQADAARTL, encoded by the coding sequence ATGGCCGCCCCCGCATCCGCTCCACCAGCGCCGAACTCGCTCAAGCGCATCGTCGCCGCGAGCCTCATCGGCACCACCATCGAGTGGTACGACTTCTTCCTCTACGGCTCAGCCGCCGCTCTGGTCTTCAACAAGCTCTTCTTCCCGGACTCGGACCCGCTCGTCGGCACCCTGCTGTCCTTCCTGACCTATGCGGTGGGCTTCGCCGCCCGGCCCCTCGGCGCACTGGTCTTCGGCCACTACGGCGACCGGCTCGGCCGCAAGAAGCTCCTGGTGCTCAGCCTGCTGATGATGGGCGGCGCGACCTTCGCCATCGGACTGCTGCCCACCCACGCGGCGATCGGCTCCATGGCACCCGTCCTGCTGACCGTGCTGCGGCTGGTGCAGGGCTTCGCCCTCGGCGGCGAGTGGGGCGGGGCGGTGCTCCTCGTCTCCGAGCACGGCGACGCCAAGCGGCGCGGCTTCTGGGCCTCCTGGCCCCAGACGGGCGCCCCGGCCGGGCAGTTGCTCGCCACCGGTGTGCTCTCCGCGCTGACCGCCCTGCTCTCGGAGTCCGCGTTCCTCTCGTGGGGCTGGCGCATCCCCTTCCTGCTGTCCGGCGTGCTCGTGATCGTCGGTCTGTGGATCCGCCTCTCCGTCGACGAGTCCCCCGTCTTCAAGGCGGCCCTGGCACAGGCCGAGCAGCGCAAGGCGGAGGCCGGGAAGATCGAGAAGATGCCGCTGGTCGCGGTGCTGCGCCACCACTGGCGCGATGTGCTCATCGCGATGGGCGCCCGGATGGCCGAGAACATCAGCTACTACGTGATCACGGCCTTCATCCTCGTCTACGCCACGACCGCGGTGGACCTGAGCAAGCAGACCGCGCTGAACGCCGTGCTCATCGGATCCGCCGTCCACTTCGTGACGATCCCGCTCTGGGGCGCGCTGTCGGACCGGATCGGCCGCCGGCCCGTGTATCTGATCGGCGCGGTCGGCGTCGGCGCCTGGATGTTCCCGTTCTTCATGCTCATCGACCAGGCGTCGTTCGGATCGCTGCTGCTCGCCGTGACCGTCGGCCTGGTGCTGCACGGCGCCATGTACGCCCCGCAGGCGGCCTTCTTCTCGGAGATGTTCGCGACCCGGATGCGGTACTCGGGCGCTTCGATCGGCGCGCAGTTCTCCTCGGTCGCCGCCGGGGCGCCCGCGCCGCTGATCGCGACGGCGCTGCTGGCCGACTACGACTCGTCCACCCCGATCGCGCTGTACGTGATCGCCGCGGCGCTGCTGACGGTGGTGGCCATCGTCTGCGCCAAGGAGACCCGCGACCGGGACCTCAACGACGTGGAGCCCGGCGCGGAGCCGGCCGCGGACCGGATCCCGGCCCAGGCCGACGCCGCCCGCACCCTCTGA
- a CDS encoding serine/threonine-protein kinase, translating into MKVRPWAARGDLRLTAHVVAGRYRLDDLIGRGGAAEVYEALDLRLRRPVAMKVFHPDGEAPTEERCADEGRLLALLRHPGLVTAYDRGLEDGRPYLVMQLVRGTTLSRRIAAAPLTPAEVARTGAALASALAHVHAAGIVHRDVKPSNILLEETGVPYLTDFGISRLRGSDARTAAGVLLGTAAYMAPEQVLGHEAGPAADVYSLGLVLLESLKGELEYGGVPLAAAVARLHRPPVIPAGLPPALTGLLEAMTDPDEHSRPDAHACVRELSAVPGGLPGAPPEAVPGADDGGRTDGTPRRRASGSLRTASPFRWMRRRRAAGGRLRSRQSPPAPPAAPA; encoded by the coding sequence ATGAAGGTCCGCCCGTGGGCCGCCCGAGGGGATCTCCGGCTCACCGCCCATGTGGTCGCCGGCCGCTACCGGCTCGACGACCTGATCGGCCGCGGCGGCGCCGCCGAGGTGTACGAGGCGCTCGACCTGCGCCTGCGGCGACCCGTGGCGATGAAGGTCTTCCACCCGGACGGCGAGGCGCCGACGGAGGAGCGCTGCGCCGACGAGGGCCGCCTGCTGGCCCTGCTGCGGCACCCCGGGCTGGTCACCGCCTACGACCGCGGTCTGGAGGACGGGCGGCCCTATCTGGTCATGCAGCTCGTGCGCGGGACGACGCTGAGCCGGCGCATCGCCGCGGCCCCGCTGACGCCGGCCGAGGTCGCACGGACCGGAGCCGCGCTGGCGTCGGCGCTGGCCCACGTCCACGCGGCCGGGATCGTGCACCGCGACGTCAAGCCGTCGAACATCCTCCTGGAGGAGACCGGGGTCCCGTACCTGACGGACTTCGGCATCTCCCGGCTGCGCGGCAGCGACGCCCGGACCGCCGCGGGCGTCCTGCTGGGCACGGCCGCCTACATGGCACCGGAGCAGGTGCTGGGCCACGAGGCGGGGCCCGCCGCGGACGTGTACAGCCTCGGCCTGGTGCTCCTCGAATCGCTGAAGGGCGAACTGGAGTACGGCGGTGTGCCGTTGGCGGCCGCCGTCGCGCGGCTGCACCGGCCCCCGGTCATCCCGGCGGGCCTCCCGCCCGCTCTCACCGGCCTGCTGGAGGCCATGACGGATCCGGACGAGCACAGCAGGCCGGACGCGCACGCCTGCGTGCGGGAGCTGTCCGCCGTGCCGGGCGGACTGCCCGGGGCGCCGCCCGAGGCCGTCCCCGGGGCGGACGACGGGGGCCGGACGGACGGCACACCCCGCCGCAGGGCATCCGGCTCGCTGCGTACGGCGTCGCCGTTCCGGTGGATGCGGCGACGCCGGGCCGCGGGCGGCCGGCTCCGGAGCCGGCAGTCCCCGCCCGCCCCGCCCGCGGCCCCGGCCTGA
- a CDS encoding glyoxalase, translating into MSFETVTLEVADPTAAARFYSDLGLGTRIGLRASDAPTSGFRGFSLSVTVSQPSGVDAFVGAALDAGATALKPATKSFWGYGGVVRAPDGAVWKIATSSKKDTGPLTREIEQLVLLLGASDVAESKRFYVEHGLTVAKSFGRKYVEFATSGPVKLALYGRRALAKDVGVPEEGSGSHRLVLGGSGAFTDPDGFAWEAASLTAAS; encoded by the coding sequence ATGAGCTTCGAAACAGTCACCCTCGAGGTGGCCGACCCCACGGCCGCCGCCCGTTTCTACTCCGACCTCGGCCTGGGCACGCGGATCGGCCTGCGCGCGTCGGACGCGCCGACGTCCGGCTTCCGCGGCTTCTCGCTGTCGGTCACGGTCTCCCAGCCGTCCGGTGTGGACGCCTTCGTCGGCGCCGCCCTGGACGCCGGCGCCACGGCGCTGAAGCCCGCGACGAAGTCCTTCTGGGGCTACGGGGGTGTCGTCCGGGCGCCCGACGGGGCCGTCTGGAAGATCGCCACCTCGTCGAAGAAGGACACCGGCCCGCTCACCCGGGAGATCGAGCAGCTCGTGCTCCTGCTGGGGGCCTCGGACGTCGCCGAGAGCAAGCGGTTCTACGTGGAGCACGGCCTCACCGTGGCGAAGAGCTTCGGCCGCAAGTACGTCGAGTTCGCCACGTCGGGCCCGGTGAAGCTGGCCCTGTACGGCCGACGCGCCCTCGCCAAGGACGTCGGCGTCCCCGAGGAGGGCTCCGGGTCCCACCGTCTGGTGCTCGGCGGATCGGGCGCCTTCACCGACCCGGACGGCTTCGCCTGGGAGGCGGCCTCCCTGACGGCGGCGTCCTGA
- a CDS encoding response regulator yields the protein MTEPYRSPDDAPRTAPGEGGIRVLVLDDHEVVRRGLRDLLDAEPDIEVVGEAATAEQALNRGVALRPDVAVLDIRLPDGDGVTVCRELRSAVPEVACLMLTSFDDEDALLDAVMAGAAGYVLKQIKGTDLVAAVRTVAAGRSMLDPATTERLLRALRDPAPAPAADGRLAGLTEREKDVLALIGDGLTNREIGERLHLSEKTVKNHISRLLAKLGVERRVQAAVIAAQALGEDGGTP from the coding sequence ATGACCGAGCCGTACCGTTCCCCGGACGACGCGCCGCGCACCGCCCCCGGCGAGGGCGGCATCCGGGTGCTGGTCCTCGACGACCACGAGGTCGTCCGCCGGGGCCTGCGCGATCTGCTCGACGCCGAACCGGACATCGAGGTCGTCGGCGAGGCGGCGACCGCGGAGCAGGCGCTGAACCGGGGTGTCGCCCTGCGGCCCGACGTCGCCGTCCTGGACATCCGGCTGCCGGACGGCGACGGCGTGACCGTCTGCCGTGAGCTGCGGTCCGCGGTGCCGGAGGTCGCCTGTCTGATGCTGACCTCCTTCGACGACGAGGACGCCCTGCTGGACGCCGTCATGGCCGGCGCCGCGGGGTACGTCCTCAAGCAGATCAAGGGGACGGACCTGGTCGCGGCGGTGCGCACGGTGGCGGCGGGCCGCTCGATGCTGGACCCGGCCACCACGGAGCGGCTGCTGCGCGCGCTGCGGGACCCGGCGCCCGCCCCCGCCGCGGACGGGCGGCTCGCCGGGCTGACGGAGCGGGAGAAGGACGTGCTGGCGCTGATCGGCGACGGGCTGACCAACCGGGAGATCGGCGAGCGGCTCCATCTCTCGGAGAAGACGGTGAAGAACCACATCTCGCGGCTGCTGGCGAAGCTGGGCGTGGAGCGCAGGGTCCAGGCCGCGGTGATCGCGGCGCAGGCCCTCGGGGAGGACGGCGGGACTCCGTGA
- a CDS encoding Acg family FMN-binding oxidoreductase produces MSAASVPGPEAVSSWVADAVLAPSMHNAQPWLFRYDRIQGVLTLLLDASRTMPRTDPAARGLHVGCGAALFNLRVAAAAAGWEARVSVRPAGFAPELLAAVTFAPATGDAAGDGLAELHPAIARRHTSRAPFSERPVPGELLDRLRQAALAEGGALDVADDWRGHTLTDLAWDAEQEEKLSPEALEEIAHWTSERARDAPEGIPAYARGPRRHGGRALVREFPGAEAAGGAGEGADPGTAVFEWSPCLAVLGTRRDEPADWVRAGQAMERVLLRATLDGLSTSLNSQALEHPDLRWLLRDPLSGAAYPQMLIRLGYGPEAPATPRRPVSEVLVVD; encoded by the coding sequence ATGTCTGCTGCGTCCGTCCCCGGCCCGGAGGCCGTGTCCTCCTGGGTCGCCGATGCCGTACTGGCTCCGTCGATGCACAACGCGCAGCCGTGGCTGTTCCGTTACGACCGGATCCAGGGTGTGCTGACGCTGCTGCTGGACGCCTCCCGCACCATGCCGCGCACCGATCCCGCGGCCCGCGGCCTCCATGTCGGCTGCGGCGCCGCCCTGTTCAACCTGCGGGTCGCCGCGGCGGCGGCCGGCTGGGAGGCCCGGGTGAGCGTCCGCCCGGCCGGGTTCGCCCCCGAGCTGCTGGCCGCCGTCACCTTCGCCCCCGCGACCGGGGACGCGGCCGGGGACGGCCTCGCGGAACTGCACCCGGCGATCGCGCGGCGGCACACCAGCAGGGCGCCGTTCTCCGAGCGGCCCGTCCCCGGTGAGCTGCTGGACCGCCTCAGGCAGGCCGCGCTGGCCGAGGGCGGCGCCCTCGACGTCGCGGACGACTGGCGCGGCCACACCCTCACCGACCTGGCGTGGGACGCCGAGCAGGAGGAGAAGCTGTCGCCCGAGGCGCTGGAGGAGATCGCGCACTGGACGTCCGAGCGCGCCCGCGACGCGCCGGAGGGCATCCCCGCCTACGCGCGCGGCCCCCGCCGCCACGGCGGCCGGGCGCTGGTGCGGGAGTTCCCCGGCGCCGAGGCGGCCGGCGGAGCGGGTGAGGGCGCCGATCCCGGGACGGCCGTCTTCGAGTGGTCGCCGTGTCTCGCGGTGCTCGGCACGCGGCGGGACGAACCGGCGGACTGGGTGCGCGCGGGGCAGGCCATGGAGCGGGTGCTGCTGCGCGCGACGCTGGACGGGCTGTCCACCTCGCTCAACTCGCAGGCGCTCGAACACCCCGATCTGCGCTGGCTGCTCCGGGACCCGCTGTCGGGAGCCGCGTACCCGCAGATGCTCATCCGGCTCGGCTACGGCCCCGAGGCGCCCGCGACCCCGCGCCGTCCGGTGTCCGAGGTGCTCGTCGTCGACTGA
- a CDS encoding Rv1733c family protein — protein MHDPVPRAQPPPAHRPAPLWGLRPNPLRRRCDLVRAWITLALAAVVLGAVPVVSVAVGRAVHGSLTADAEARAASLHRVTAVLERDAPRHPEPGSAEADLARYPAPVRWTGPDGRVHRGETEVPAGVTAGSTVPLWCDAEGRAARAPMSAAEVRNRSVGWGATAGAAVAVAGAVTYAVVGRVLDRRRLAEWDAAWAAAAPRWSASA, from the coding sequence ATGCATGACCCCGTCCCGCGCGCCCAGCCCCCTCCCGCGCACCGGCCGGCGCCGTTGTGGGGCCTGCGCCCCAACCCGCTGCGCCGCCGGTGCGACCTGGTGCGGGCGTGGATCACGCTGGCGCTGGCCGCCGTGGTCCTGGGCGCCGTGCCCGTCGTCTCCGTCGCCGTGGGCCGTGCCGTGCACGGGTCGCTCACCGCGGATGCCGAGGCGCGTGCCGCGAGCCTGCACCGGGTGACGGCGGTGCTGGAGCGGGACGCGCCCCGGCATCCGGAACCGGGCTCGGCGGAGGCGGACCTGGCCCGGTATCCGGCGCCGGTCCGCTGGACCGGCCCGGACGGCCGGGTGCACCGCGGCGAGACGGAGGTTCCGGCCGGGGTGACGGCGGGCAGCACGGTCCCCCTGTGGTGCGACGCCGAGGGCCGGGCGGCCCGGGCCCCGATGTCCGCGGCCGAGGTCCGCAACCGGTCCGTCGGCTGGGGGGCGACGGCGGGAGCGGCGGTCGCGGTGGCCGGGGCGGTCACGTACGCGGTGGTCGGGCGGGTGCTCGACCGGCGGCGGCTGGCGGAGTGGGACGCCGCCTGGGCGGCGGCCGCCCCCCGCTGGTCGGCCTCGGCCTGA
- a CDS encoding rod shape-determining protein: protein MSRTAAEADAGRRHPRWPACGLCPRFAIDIGSARTRAWTPGRGVVLDVPTVTFPGTGGIHPVQRGAIVDTAGVARMLDRLLGRRTAGPGRPLIVLSTPVLGGPGFRGAALEALEVLRPRTVLTVPAARAIALGAAADMSRPLVVVDLGAQVTEVALLADGAVADAYRTALGTTDLDDAMPVADVAGAVVAMVADMLRADRTPQSLLALRRGVVLAGGGALRPEIAYALTDRLRVPVRPATAPHTAALRGAGQILAAVHRHPASGVRPGRACDG from the coding sequence GTGAGCCGCACGGCCGCGGAGGCGGACGCGGGGCGGCGCCACCCGCGGTGGCCCGCGTGCGGGCTCTGCCCGCGGTTCGCGATCGACATCGGCAGCGCCCGCACCCGGGCCTGGACACCCGGCAGGGGCGTCGTGCTGGACGTGCCGACGGTGACGTTCCCCGGAACGGGCGGGATCCACCCCGTGCAGCGGGGCGCCATCGTGGACACCGCCGGCGTGGCACGGATGCTGGACCGGCTGCTGGGCCGCCGCACCGCGGGCCCCGGCCGGCCGCTGATCGTCCTCAGCACCCCGGTCCTCGGCGGGCCCGGCTTCCGCGGGGCCGCGCTCGAAGCGCTGGAGGTGCTGCGCCCGCGCACGGTGCTGACGGTCCCGGCCGCGCGGGCGATCGCCCTCGGCGCGGCGGCGGACATGAGCCGGCCGCTGGTGGTCGTGGACCTCGGCGCGCAGGTGACCGAGGTCGCCCTGCTCGCGGACGGGGCGGTGGCGGACGCGTACCGGACCGCGCTCGGGACCACCGATCTCGACGACGCGATGCCGGTCGCCGACGTCGCCGGGGCGGTCGTCGCCATGGTCGCCGACATGCTGCGCGCGGACCGCACGCCGCAGTCCCTCCTGGCGCTGCGGCGCGGTGTGGTGCTGGCCGGGGGCGGCGCCCTGCGGCCGGAGATCGCCTACGCGCTGACGGACCGGCTGCGGGTGCCCGTGCGGCCCGCGACCGCGCCGCACACCGCCGCCCTGCGGGGCGCCGGCCAGATCCTCGCGGCCGTGCACCGCCATCCGGCGTCCGGCGTCCGGCCGGGCCGCGCCTGCGACGGGTGA
- a CDS encoding TraR/DksA family transcriptional regulator produces the protein MNNQTAGVRTAGPAPEDLDALREGLREQRAFRREQLRRLSAPGPGPEDASGPHRAAATAGAACGSAPAAHGPGRDGAGYAPDRAGETEDGAGRRAGPYAARPRARSAGTVSRDRLAASARMVLADVEAALARMEEGRYGSCHLCARPIALARLTVVPQARYCGRCQHVREAGR, from the coding sequence GTGAACAACCAGACGGCCGGCGTCCGCACCGCGGGCCCGGCGCCCGAGGACCTCGACGCGCTGCGCGAGGGCCTGCGCGAGCAGCGCGCCTTCCGCCGGGAGCAGTTGCGGCGGCTGTCCGCCCCCGGCCCGGGACCCGAGGACGCCTCCGGGCCGCACCGTGCGGCCGCCACGGCCGGCGCCGCCTGCGGGAGCGCCCCCGCCGCGCACGGCCCGGGCCGGGACGGCGCCGGGTACGCGCCGGACCGCGCCGGTGAGACGGAGGACGGGGCCGGACGGCGGGCCGGGCCGTACGCGGCGCGCCCGCGGGCGCGCTCGGCGGGCACCGTGTCCCGTGACCGGCTCGCCGCGTCCGCGCGGATGGTGCTCGCCGACGTGGAGGCCGCGCTGGCGCGCATGGAGGAGGGCCGCTACGGCAGCTGCCACCTCTGCGCCCGGCCCATCGCCCTCGCCCGGCTGACGGTGGTGCCGCAGGCCCGCTACTGCGGGCGCTGCCAGCACGTGCGGGAGGCGGGGCGGTGA
- a CDS encoding TraR/DksA C4-type zinc finger protein, whose translation MSPDAARSVSRPRGATDPEIRQRLEHERASRLTQLAAIEEERHEAPRDLMVAQQSAIQRVLTEIEAAFARLERGAYGLCEGCARPVPDERLEILPYARCCVACQRRTV comes from the coding sequence ATGTCGCCCGACGCGGCTCGCTCCGTCTCCCGTCCCCGCGGTGCCACCGACCCCGAGATCCGGCAGCGCCTGGAGCACGAGCGGGCCTCCCGCCTCACCCAGCTCGCGGCCATCGAGGAGGAGCGGCACGAGGCGCCGCGCGACCTGATGGTCGCGCAGCAGTCGGCGATCCAGCGGGTCCTGACCGAGATCGAGGCGGCCTTCGCCCGCCTGGAGCGCGGCGCCTACGGCCTCTGCGAGGGCTGCGCCCGGCCGGTCCCCGACGAGCGCCTGGAGATCCTCCCGTACGCCCGCTGCTGTGTCGCCTGCCAGCGCCGGACCGTGTGA